One region of Nitrospinaceae bacterium genomic DNA includes:
- a CDS encoding methylated-DNA--protein-cysteine methyltransferase, translating to MAKRKLKSSLSNPIYYTTLKTKTPLGLIGIAGSEKGLLKIVFKLAHESQFKSDLIDSYSNKCQKNPTFFDAVAEQLNLYFAGELKKFTCKLDLSQGTPFQQKVWRKLTTIPYGKTRSYRTLAEAIGHPRAFRATGNANGKNPLPLIIPCHRVIRENGGLGGYSCGLPIKRFLLDLESV from the coding sequence ATGGCAAAACGGAAATTAAAATCTTCCCTTTCTAACCCGATCTATTACACCACGCTCAAAACTAAAACCCCCTTGGGGTTGATAGGAATTGCAGGTTCCGAAAAAGGCCTTTTAAAAATCGTCTTTAAACTAGCGCATGAATCGCAGTTCAAAAGCGATTTAATAGATTCCTACAGCAACAAATGCCAAAAGAATCCGACTTTCTTCGACGCCGTGGCTGAGCAGTTGAATCTATATTTCGCCGGTGAACTAAAAAAATTCACCTGCAAACTGGATTTAAGTCAAGGCACGCCCTTCCAACAGAAAGTCTGGCGAAAATTGACCACCATTCCTTACGGTAAAACTCGAAGCTATCGAACTCTGGCGGAAGCCATTGGTCATCCACGGGCTTTTCGGGCAACCGGCAACGCCAATGGGAAAAACCCGTTGCCTCTCATCATCCCCTGCCATCGCGTTATCCGGGAAAACGGCGGTCTTGGCGGGTACAGTTGCGGGCTGCCGATCAAACGGTTCCTGCTGGATCTGGAAAGCGTCTGA
- the recO gene encoding DNA repair protein RecO — MPLYRTKGIVLRSINLSETDKLVTFMTEHFGRVKCVAKAARKIKSKFIGSLEPMSYVHLIYFGKESQTLHRLNNADIIQSFQAVREDFQKLYTGIYMNELVDAMAPEGHQEIKVFQLLLDSLEALQDQNNRELLCRMFEIRLLSLSGYRPELNHCTVCKSTRVNGWVGFSYNRRGIVCGTCMKSNGSEIKFTTGTWNYLKKMLTLEIKVSGRLKFPKGMDEEVEKVTHRLILSHVGRELKSYPFIKKMAELA; from the coding sequence ATGCCATTGTACCGAACCAAAGGAATCGTTTTACGAAGTATCAATCTTTCTGAAACAGATAAGCTGGTCACGTTCATGACCGAGCATTTCGGCAGGGTCAAGTGCGTGGCCAAAGCGGCGAGAAAAATCAAAAGCAAATTCATTGGTTCTCTGGAACCCATGTCCTATGTTCATTTGATTTATTTTGGCAAGGAAAGCCAAACCCTGCACCGTTTAAACAATGCCGACATCATTCAGTCGTTTCAGGCCGTACGCGAAGATTTTCAAAAACTGTACACCGGAATCTATATGAACGAGTTGGTGGACGCAATGGCGCCTGAAGGCCATCAGGAAATAAAAGTTTTCCAGCTTCTTTTGGATTCCCTGGAAGCGTTGCAAGATCAAAACAACCGGGAACTCCTATGCCGCATGTTTGAAATACGGCTTTTGTCGCTTTCAGGGTACCGGCCCGAACTGAACCATTGCACCGTGTGTAAATCGACCCGCGTCAACGGCTGGGTCGGGTTCAGTTATAATAGGAGAGGCATCGTTTGCGGAACCTGCATGAAAAGCAACGGCTCTGAGATAAAATTCACGACAGGAACCTGGAATTACTTAAAAAAAATGCTGACCCTGGAAATTAAAGTTTCGGGCCGGCTCAAATTTCCTAAAGGCATGGATGAGGAAGTTGAAAAAGTGACCCATCGCCTCATATTGTCGCACGTGGGCCGCGAATTAAAATCCTATCCCTTCATCAAAAAAATGGCCGAACTGGCATAG
- a CDS encoding reactive intermediate/imine deaminase: MEKKTINTDKAPAAIGPYEQAILVNGFLFTSGQIALEPGSGKFLQGEIEEETELTIKNLQAILEAAGLSLKSVIKTTVYLADLNHFARMNAVYEKFFTQSKPARACVQVAALPKGAKVEIDAVAVSH, encoded by the coding sequence ATGGAGAAGAAAACGATCAACACGGATAAGGCGCCGGCGGCAATTGGCCCTTACGAGCAGGCCATACTGGTGAACGGATTTCTGTTCACGTCCGGGCAAATCGCTCTTGAGCCGGGGTCGGGGAAATTTCTTCAGGGTGAAATCGAAGAAGAAACCGAACTCACCATCAAAAATCTCCAAGCCATTTTAGAGGCCGCCGGACTATCGCTAAAGAGCGTCATCAAGACAACCGTCTATCTGGCGGATCTCAATCATTTCGCACGAATGAATGCGGTCTATGAGAAATTTTTTACGCAAAGCAAACCCGCCCGTGCCTGTGTTCAGGTGGCCGCTCTTCCCAAAGGGGCAAAGGTCGAAATAGACGCCGTCGCGGTTTCCCACTAA
- the ugdH gene encoding UDP-glucose 6-dehydrogenase, producing MTVIANKCPDYKVTIVDINKPRIDAWNSDNLPIFEPGLKDRVLKSRGKNLFFSTEVDKEIAEADIIFVSVNTPTKTFGEGAGKAADLQFVELTARRIKENSKSNKIVIEKSTLPVRNAEALATILHSGNNSVEFEILSNPEFMAEGTAISDMENPDRVLIGSKETPSGEAARDELMKIYSHWVPKEKLITTNLWSSELSKLVSNAFLAQRISSINSISAVCEATEADVQEVAFAVGKDSRIGEKFLQAGIGFGGSCFRKDILNLVYLCEYYRLNEIAEFWKQVVAINDYQVKRFVKRMLRAMFNTLVGKKIAVLGFAFKPDTGDTRDTPAIYLSKQLLEEKAHLSISDPHALENAKKDLEGLDNVEYILDPYEAAKDAHCIALLTGWDQYRSLDYKKIFDSMEKPAFFFDGRNHVDHQKLHEIGFNVYPIGKPPLQHF from the coding sequence ATGACCGTCATTGCCAACAAATGCCCGGACTATAAGGTCACCATCGTCGATATAAACAAACCGCGCATCGATGCCTGGAACTCAGACAACCTGCCTATATTTGAGCCGGGGCTTAAAGACCGGGTTTTAAAATCCAGAGGGAAAAACCTGTTTTTTTCAACCGAGGTGGACAAAGAAATCGCGGAAGCCGATATCATTTTTGTTTCTGTCAACACTCCAACCAAAACCTTCGGTGAAGGCGCGGGCAAGGCCGCCGATCTGCAATTTGTGGAATTGACTGCCCGGCGCATCAAAGAAAATTCGAAATCTAATAAAATCGTCATCGAGAAAAGCACGCTCCCTGTGCGTAATGCGGAAGCTTTAGCGACGATTTTGCACTCGGGAAATAATTCCGTTGAGTTTGAAATCCTTTCCAACCCGGAGTTCATGGCTGAGGGAACCGCTATCTCGGATATGGAAAATCCGGACCGGGTGCTGATTGGTTCCAAGGAAACCCCTTCGGGAGAGGCGGCCCGGGATGAGTTGATGAAAATTTACTCCCATTGGGTACCGAAAGAAAAGCTGATCACCACCAATCTGTGGAGCAGTGAGCTTTCCAAGCTGGTGTCCAATGCGTTTCTGGCGCAGCGAATATCGTCCATCAACAGTATTTCGGCTGTGTGCGAGGCGACTGAAGCGGATGTTCAGGAAGTGGCTTTTGCGGTGGGCAAAGACAGCCGGATCGGTGAAAAATTCCTGCAGGCCGGAATCGGATTTGGCGGTTCGTGTTTCAGGAAGGATATTCTCAATCTGGTTTATCTTTGCGAATATTACCGTTTGAACGAAATTGCCGAGTTCTGGAAGCAGGTGGTAGCAATCAATGATTATCAGGTCAAGCGGTTTGTCAAACGCATGTTGCGCGCCATGTTCAACACGCTGGTCGGCAAAAAAATCGCCGTTTTGGGATTCGCGTTCAAACCGGATACGGGAGACACGCGGGACACTCCGGCCATTTACCTGAGCAAACAATTACTGGAAGAAAAGGCCCACCTCAGCATTTCCGATCCGCACGCTTTGGAAAACGCAAAGAAGGATCTTGAAGGCCTGGACAATGTCGAGTACATCCTGGATCCTTATGAAGCGGCGAAGGACGCTCATTGTATTGCCCTGTTGACCGGCTGGGATCAATACCGGTCGCTGGATTATAAGAAAATTTTCGATTCCATGGAAAAACCCGCGTTCTTTTTCGACGGAAGAAACCATGTCGATCATCAGAAACTGCATGAAATCGGTTTCAACGTTTACCCGATTGGAAAACCTCCCCTGCAGCATTTCTAA
- the queA gene encoding S-adenosylmethionine:tRNA ribosyltransferase-isomerase, with translation MKLSDFDFDLPQELIAQKPAEVRDQSRLMVVNRLTSTISHDTFSNFSNYLTHHPLLVFNDTRVIPAKLPGFKKDTEKPVEVLLIREQEPDLWEALIKGLGKMKPGTQLILCDKSLTATLIERKDGRGLLKLDYQGDLRPLLERAARMPLPPYIRRKTHDNEDLVAMDRERYQTVYAASEGAIAAPTAGLHFTPHLLDKIRAEKADLAFLTLHVGVGTFLPLRTEDVHEHRMEKERFHLSQDAGNQIYQAKKKGQKVLAVGTTTTRVLESLLFDAPIQGDISGETDKFIFPGVDFRTVDQLLTNFHLPKSTLFLLACAFSGTELMRRAYQEAIEQKYRFFSYGDAMLIL, from the coding sequence ATGAAGTTATCGGATTTTGATTTTGACCTGCCCCAGGAGCTGATCGCCCAAAAACCCGCAGAGGTGCGGGACCAATCCCGCTTAATGGTGGTGAACCGGCTGACCTCAACCATCTCGCACGACACGTTCTCGAATTTCAGCAACTACCTGACACACCACCCACTCCTGGTATTCAACGACACGCGTGTCATTCCCGCAAAACTCCCCGGATTCAAAAAGGACACCGAAAAACCCGTGGAAGTCCTTCTCATCCGCGAGCAGGAGCCGGATCTCTGGGAAGCCCTCATTAAGGGATTAGGAAAAATGAAGCCGGGGACTCAGCTGATCCTCTGTGATAAATCTCTAACAGCCACCCTGATAGAGCGAAAGGACGGACGGGGCCTTCTGAAGCTGGATTACCAGGGCGATCTCCGCCCTCTATTGGAAAGGGCCGCAAGGATGCCCCTGCCGCCCTATATTCGTCGCAAAACCCACGACAATGAAGATCTTGTGGCAATGGACCGGGAACGCTATCAAACCGTTTACGCGGCCAGTGAGGGGGCGATTGCCGCTCCTACAGCCGGGTTGCACTTCACCCCCCATTTATTGGACAAAATCAGGGCTGAGAAGGCGGATCTGGCATTTTTGACCCTGCATGTCGGGGTCGGAACCTTCCTACCGTTACGCACAGAGGACGTCCATGAACACCGAATGGAGAAGGAGCGTTTTCATCTTTCTCAGGACGCGGGCAATCAAATTTATCAGGCTAAGAAAAAGGGGCAGAAGGTCCTTGCGGTGGGAACCACAACCACCCGGGTATTGGAGTCGTTGTTGTTTGATGCTCCCATTCAAGGGGATATCTCAGGAGAGACGGATAAATTTATTTTTCCAGGGGTGGATTTTAGAACGGTGGATCAATTGCTGACAAACTTTCATTTACCGAAGTCAACCCTTTTCCTGCTGGCATGTGCCTTTTCAGGCACAGAATTGATGCGCCGGGCTTATCAGGAGGCTATAGAACAAAAATATCGTTTTTTCAGTTACGGAGACGCCATGCTGATTCTCTAA
- a CDS encoding DNA-binding protein — protein MTKQDIINQVSSRASLSRSKAEEAVETVIELIKESLGHGEPVILRRFGTFQVRAKTKRVGRNPKTGEEAEITARKVVRFKSGKHFKQAVNEDE, from the coding sequence ATGACCAAGCAAGATATTATTAATCAAGTTTCTTCCAGGGCAAGCCTGTCCCGGTCTAAAGCTGAAGAAGCTGTTGAAACAGTTATCGAATTGATCAAAGAATCCCTTGGTCATGGCGAGCCTGTGATTTTGCGACGGTTTGGAACGTTTCAGGTCAGAGCCAAAACAAAGCGCGTGGGGCGAAACCCCAAAACCGGTGAAGAGGCAGAAATTACCGCCCGGAAAGTCGTCCGCTTCAAGTCAGGCAAACATTTCAAGCAAGCGGTGAACGAAGACGAGTGA
- the eno gene encoding enolase yields MSDIAGLYARQILDSRGNPTIEVEVILEDGTVARAAVPSGASTGSREAVELRDGDPKKYQGKGVLKAVHNVNNKIAPELLGIEVTEQVLIDKIMIEMDGTKNKKKLGANAILGVSLAVARAAAQELDLPLFQYLGGTNAKQLPVPMMNVINGGQHADNNVDIQEFMIVPAGADSFSNALRMGVEIFHHLKGVLKKRNFNTAVGDEGGFAPDLKSNEQAIEVILEGVKAAGYKEGKDVLIALDIAASELYANKKYVLAAEKNSKLGSDEMIDYIARLVKKYPIISVEDGLAENDWNGWKQLTDRLGKKTQIVGDDVFVTNTEILAKGIKDNVGNSILIKVNQIGTLTETLDAVEMAKQAGYTAVISHRSGETEDTTIADIAVGVNAGQIKTGSLCRSDRVAKYNQLLRIEEILGNTAQYKGKSVFYNLA; encoded by the coding sequence ATGAGTGATATCGCCGGTTTATACGCAAGACAAATCCTCGATTCGCGGGGAAATCCGACCATTGAAGTGGAGGTGATTCTGGAAGACGGCACGGTGGCGCGCGCTGCGGTGCCGTCGGGAGCCTCTACGGGATCGCGCGAAGCGGTGGAACTACGCGATGGCGACCCAAAAAAATACCAGGGAAAAGGGGTGTTGAAGGCGGTTCATAACGTCAACAATAAGATTGCGCCTGAACTGCTGGGCATTGAAGTGACGGAGCAGGTTCTGATCGACAAAATCATGATCGAAATGGACGGCACCAAGAACAAGAAAAAACTGGGGGCGAACGCCATTCTGGGTGTGTCCCTGGCAGTGGCGAGAGCGGCGGCGCAAGAGCTGGACCTGCCATTGTTTCAGTATCTTGGAGGAACAAACGCCAAACAACTTCCGGTTCCCATGATGAATGTGATCAATGGCGGCCAACATGCCGACAACAACGTCGACATTCAGGAGTTCATGATTGTGCCCGCCGGCGCCGATTCCTTCTCCAACGCCTTGCGCATGGGCGTGGAGATTTTTCATCATTTGAAGGGAGTGTTGAAGAAACGCAATTTTAATACGGCGGTGGGGGATGAAGGCGGATTCGCGCCGGACCTGAAATCCAACGAACAGGCCATCGAGGTGATTCTGGAGGGGGTTAAAGCGGCTGGCTATAAAGAAGGTAAAGATGTGCTCATCGCTCTGGACATTGCGGCCAGTGAATTGTACGCGAATAAAAAGTACGTTCTTGCGGCGGAGAAAAATTCCAAGCTCGGTTCAGACGAAATGATCGACTATATCGCCCGATTGGTGAAAAAATATCCTATAATAAGTGTTGAGGACGGTCTTGCGGAAAACGACTGGAACGGCTGGAAACAATTGACTGACCGTTTGGGCAAAAAAACTCAAATTGTCGGGGACGATGTGTTCGTGACCAACACGGAAATTCTGGCCAAAGGCATTAAAGATAACGTTGGCAACTCCATTCTTATCAAAGTGAACCAGATCGGGACGCTCACTGAAACCCTGGACGCCGTGGAAATGGCCAAACAGGCGGGTTACACAGCGGTCATCTCGCACAGGTCGGGAGAAACCGAAGACACCACCATCGCCGATATCGCTGTGGGGGTGAACGCCGGACAGATCAAAACAGGTTCTCTGTGCCGGTCCGACCGGGTTGCCAAATACAACCAGTTGTTACGGATCGAGGAGATACTGGGGAATACCGCGCAGTATAAAGGAAAAAGCGTTTTTTATAACCTGGCTTGA
- a CDS encoding glutamate-1-semialdehyde 2,1-aminomutase, giving the protein MKTTKSEELFSRAQSVMPGGVNSPVRAFKAVGGNPLFLKSGRGSRITDVDGNEFIDFVSSWGPLIFGHAHPEIVQAIKDQAERGTSFGASTKLEITLAEKVVQAVPSMDVVRMVNSGTEAVMSAIRLARGVTGRDKILKFEGCYHGHSDSLLVKAGSGLISLGIPECPGIVADLAKNTLTLSYNDASGVEKLFSDQGEEIACVIVEPIAGNMGVVPPQPGFLQTLRDVTERSGALLIFDEVISGFRVGLGGAQALYEVHPDLTCLGKIIGGGLPVGAYGGTKKIMDEISPTGSVYQAGTLSGNPLAMTAGNKMLDLLSTSGVYEDLERKSDKLCLGFQENARQLGVPARFTRVGSMFSMFFTQESIVDFHSVKTCDTEFFKRYFNAMLEEGIYIAPSQFEAGFMSAVHSDEDIEQTIQANHTALKKARE; this is encoded by the coding sequence TTGAAAACCACCAAATCGGAAGAATTATTCTCCCGCGCTCAAAGCGTGATGCCGGGAGGCGTCAACAGCCCTGTCCGCGCTTTTAAAGCGGTGGGCGGCAATCCTCTGTTCCTGAAAAGCGGACGCGGATCGCGAATCACCGATGTCGACGGCAATGAATTTATCGACTTTGTTTCCTCCTGGGGGCCCTTGATCTTTGGCCACGCCCACCCGGAGATCGTGCAGGCGATTAAAGACCAGGCTGAACGGGGGACAAGCTTTGGCGCTTCCACCAAACTGGAAATCACGCTGGCTGAAAAAGTGGTTCAAGCGGTTCCCTCCATGGACGTGGTGCGGATGGTGAATTCCGGCACGGAAGCGGTGATGAGCGCTATTCGCCTGGCGCGCGGCGTTACCGGGAGAGACAAAATTCTGAAATTTGAAGGTTGTTACCACGGTCACTCCGACAGTCTGCTGGTCAAGGCCGGATCGGGCTTGATATCTCTTGGAATTCCCGAATGTCCGGGAATTGTGGCCGACCTCGCCAAAAATACATTGACCCTTTCTTACAACGATGCGTCCGGCGTCGAAAAACTGTTTTCCGATCAGGGCGAGGAAATCGCCTGTGTGATTGTCGAACCGATTGCCGGCAATATGGGCGTGGTTCCCCCGCAACCTGGGTTTTTGCAAACTCTCAGGGATGTGACCGAACGTTCCGGCGCTCTGTTGATTTTTGACGAAGTCATTTCAGGATTCCGGGTGGGCCTGGGAGGAGCTCAGGCGCTTTATGAAGTCCATCCGGATCTCACCTGTCTCGGGAAAATTATAGGCGGTGGATTGCCAGTGGGCGCCTACGGCGGAACGAAAAAAATAATGGATGAGATTTCTCCAACGGGATCCGTCTATCAGGCAGGAACGCTTTCAGGGAATCCCCTGGCCATGACTGCCGGGAATAAAATGCTGGACCTTTTGTCCACCTCAGGGGTCTATGAGGACCTTGAAAGAAAATCCGACAAACTTTGCCTGGGATTCCAGGAAAATGCCCGGCAGTTGGGTGTCCCTGCCCGGTTCACGCGAGTGGGTTCGATGTTTTCCATGTTTTTTACTCAGGAATCGATCGTTGACTTTCATTCCGTTAAGACCTGCGACACCGAGTTTTTCAAGCGCTACTTCAATGCCATGCTGGAAGAGGGGATCTACATTGCGCCTTCGCAGTTTGAAGCCGGATTCATGTCCGCGGTTCATTCGGATGAAGATATTGAGCAAACCATTCAGGCAAACCACACGGCGTTGAAAAAAGCCAGGGAATAA
- the mtnP gene encoding S-methyl-5'-thioadenosine phosphorylase, with protein MLGVVGGSGLYSMKELKILEKVTVETPYGAPSDQVVLGELMGVRLAFLPRHGTGHFIPPSEINFRANIFALKKIGVERILSVSAVGSMKEELAPGHFSIPDQFIDRTTRRISTFFTTGLVGHVSLAEPVCADLAQSLADSAKKAGTEVHEGGTYICIEGPQFSTRAESNLYRQWGVDIIGMTNVTEAKLAREAGMCYATLALVTDYDCWLVEEEPVTLEAILQIMGENVEKAQIAVKELVAGFSGQPGCACASAAATAIVTDKKLIPARLKKDLSILFEI; from the coding sequence ATGCTAGGGGTTGTCGGGGGTAGTGGCCTTTACTCCATGAAGGAGCTGAAAATCCTTGAAAAGGTGACCGTGGAAACACCTTACGGGGCTCCTTCGGATCAGGTGGTTTTAGGCGAACTGATGGGCGTCCGGCTGGCATTTCTGCCCCGCCACGGAACCGGTCACTTCATTCCTCCTTCGGAAATCAACTTTCGTGCTAATATTTTTGCGCTCAAGAAAATCGGAGTGGAACGTATTTTATCCGTGAGCGCGGTCGGCAGTATGAAAGAGGAGTTGGCGCCGGGGCATTTTTCCATCCCCGATCAATTCATAGACCGGACGACCCGCCGAATCAGTACGTTTTTCACCACCGGCCTCGTGGGGCATGTCAGCCTGGCCGAGCCTGTTTGCGCTGATCTTGCTCAGTCATTGGCGGATTCCGCAAAAAAAGCCGGCACTGAAGTCCACGAAGGCGGGACCTATATCTGTATTGAGGGGCCGCAATTTTCCACCCGCGCCGAATCGAACTTGTACCGGCAGTGGGGAGTGGATATCATTGGCATGACCAACGTGACCGAAGCGAAACTGGCGAGAGAAGCGGGAATGTGTTACGCCACACTGGCGCTCGTCACCGATTACGATTGCTGGCTGGTGGAAGAAGAACCGGTCACCCTGGAGGCGATCCTGCAGATCATGGGTGAAAATGTGGAAAAAGCTCAGATAGCGGTCAAGGAACTGGTCGCAGGCTTTTCGGGTCAGCCGGGATGCGCGTGTGCGTCCGCCGCCGCCACGGCTATCGTCACGGACAAAAAACTCATCCCCGCCCGGCTTAAAAAAGATCTTTCAATTTTATTCGAGATTTAA
- a CDS encoding exonuclease SbcC, whose protein sequence is MPEDTKQNEPEGSSGQKNPASSENLNVTEFKGLIDVAAHERKNLQLLVEYFERKSEELDEKKHFFEKIESQVPDTLNKLSAFDERFQEVKTFDVRVRDFQKVSKELESNYNVLKRELDELHLLSEHVDHKIRSLHQQRSLVEKANDDAGRLNVLVWDMDSKIKKLKDENKLIKSADRGISRLENMLNSVSDKVDEIVSFKAMMKTGSDKVAEMKTTLVELDSRFARILQEKEVISNYTKDTEDLKRTLELVKEDYETVLGKSHIVRETHDSLNNLSQEISDLKVESKNISVKNEMIRSISGRLRDLDALSVDVETKISRILDEKVVIEKTEEKINKLNAFLMDNLSNKMILLKEEMKNIDVANEKMNRFNVMAEEAEQKVRRLDGEIEKLDSVGAILQQIESISESTRLQMDEIIRKQNLVDQVDKKINDLSSMVISLDVKMETQMQRKALIEKLEKKVDGLDFFIEEANIKIAKVSKKIDFLDKMDSKLEGLKTMSNTVEEKILDIAKEKSAIDAQEKRMNSLATKHSILETELRSRFKDLSEAKEEINKISQIREDLGEVSSTFENKMDDLSKESLKVLTVENKLSELDHILKDLKLRQEVLDDKDELIVQSEKKVEHLNGLMAQVEKRIKQVAASEEKVKETEVALGKLDNVIARVNSEKDRIDKERENMNRINLNIDKLNSITEEAETKIDVLNNKIGMLDDVDKRLSNLNLIAEDVNMKIQSLNKEKATIRVAGEQIAELKFLLSQANKVKQGAEVEEEEVE, encoded by the coding sequence ATGCCAGAAGACACCAAGCAAAACGAGCCGGAAGGCTCATCCGGTCAGAAAAATCCAGCCAGTTCCGAAAATTTAAATGTGACAGAATTTAAAGGGTTGATCGATGTCGCCGCCCATGAGCGGAAAAACCTGCAACTCCTCGTGGAATATTTTGAGCGCAAAAGCGAGGAGTTGGATGAGAAAAAGCATTTCTTTGAAAAAATTGAGAGCCAGGTTCCAGATACCCTGAATAAACTCAGTGCCTTTGACGAGCGTTTCCAGGAAGTCAAAACCTTTGACGTTCGGGTCCGCGATTTTCAGAAGGTGTCCAAGGAACTGGAGTCCAACTATAACGTGTTGAAGCGCGAGTTGGATGAGCTGCACTTATTGAGCGAGCACGTCGATCACAAAATCCGAAGTTTGCATCAGCAAAGGAGCCTTGTTGAAAAGGCCAACGATGATGCCGGACGTCTCAATGTCCTCGTTTGGGACATGGACTCCAAAATCAAAAAGCTTAAAGATGAAAATAAGCTGATCAAAAGCGCCGACCGGGGTATCAGCCGGTTGGAGAATATGCTCAATTCTGTGTCCGACAAGGTGGATGAGATCGTCAGTTTTAAAGCGATGATGAAAACCGGCTCGGACAAGGTCGCAGAGATGAAAACCACTCTGGTTGAACTGGACTCGCGGTTTGCCAGGATTCTTCAGGAAAAAGAGGTCATCTCAAACTACACGAAAGACACGGAGGATTTGAAGCGAACGCTGGAATTGGTGAAGGAGGATTATGAAACGGTTTTAGGAAAAAGCCACATCGTTCGTGAAACCCACGATTCCCTGAATAACCTCAGCCAGGAAATCAGCGACCTCAAAGTTGAATCCAAAAATATTTCCGTAAAAAATGAAATGATACGCAGTATCAGCGGCAGGCTGAGGGATCTCGATGCCTTGTCGGTTGATGTCGAGACCAAAATCTCCAGAATTCTGGATGAAAAGGTGGTCATTGAAAAGACCGAAGAGAAAATCAATAAGCTGAACGCCTTCCTCATGGACAATCTGAGCAATAAAATGATTCTCCTGAAAGAGGAAATGAAAAATATCGATGTTGCCAATGAAAAGATGAACCGGTTCAACGTGATGGCCGAGGAAGCGGAGCAAAAGGTCCGGCGTCTGGACGGCGAAATTGAAAAACTGGATTCGGTAGGCGCCATCCTGCAGCAGATTGAATCGATCAGCGAATCCACCCGGCTGCAAATGGATGAAATCATCCGCAAGCAGAACCTTGTGGATCAGGTCGACAAGAAAATCAACGATCTCAGCTCCATGGTGATCAGCCTGGATGTCAAGATGGAAACCCAGATGCAGAGAAAAGCCTTGATCGAAAAACTGGAGAAAAAGGTCGACGGGCTGGATTTCTTCATTGAGGAGGCGAATATCAAGATCGCCAAGGTCAGTAAGAAAATCGATTTTCTCGATAAAATGGACAGCAAGCTGGAAGGGTTAAAAACCATGTCCAATACAGTGGAGGAAAAGATTCTGGATATCGCCAAGGAAAAATCCGCTATCGACGCGCAGGAAAAACGGATGAACAGCCTGGCCACCAAACACAGTATATTGGAAACCGAATTGCGCTCCAGGTTTAAGGACTTGTCGGAGGCCAAGGAGGAAATCAATAAGATCAGCCAGATCCGGGAAGACCTGGGAGAGGTGTCCAGCACTTTTGAAAACAAGATGGACGATTTGAGTAAAGAATCGTTGAAAGTCCTGACCGTTGAAAATAAACTCAGTGAACTCGACCATATTTTGAAGGACTTGAAGCTTAGGCAGGAGGTTCTGGACGATAAAGACGAACTCATCGTGCAGTCCGAAAAGAAGGTCGAGCACCTCAACGGTTTGATGGCTCAAGTGGAAAAGAGAATCAAGCAGGTTGCGGCCAGTGAAGAAAAAGTCAAAGAGACCGAGGTGGCCCTCGGCAAGTTGGACAATGTGATCGCCCGCGTCAATTCCGAGAAAGACCGGATCGACAAAGAGCGCGAAAATATGAACCGGATCAACCTCAATATCGATAAATTGAACTCGATCACCGAAGAAGCCGAAACAAAAATTGACGTTCTGAACAATAAGATCGGCATGCTGGATGATGTCGACAAGCGGTTGAGCAACCTGAACCTGATCGCCGAAGACGTCAATATGAAAATCCAGAGCCTGAATAAAGAAAAAGCCACGATACGGGTTGCCGGCGAGCAGATTGCGGAGCTTAAATTCCTTCTGAGCCAGGCCAATAAGGTTAAGCAGGGCGCGGAAGTGGAGGAGGAAGAAGTTGAGTGA